One genomic region from Shewanella aestuarii encodes:
- a CDS encoding nitroreductase family protein, with amino-acid sequence MQPRRAVFAEDFIIETVRCYAQCVSAEKVCNQELKWAGDVLNCYFSVVSHTTNIADAYQIFSQASGYCKSSDINKAALSIPYQYQQINQAQINTDSFTDLCLQRRAVRWFTQQLVQDSDINRAIEIASLAPSACNRQPFEFFVANDKTLAPSIAKYAGGTAGFADNIPCVIVVVGDLSAYPEERDRHVIYIDGSLAAMQLMLALETMGLSSCPINWPDLDVPEQKMAKRLGLKSYERPIMLIAVGYAKPDGMIPFSQKKPANVLRKDIKL; translated from the coding sequence ATGCAGCCACGAAGAGCGGTATTTGCAGAAGATTTTATCATTGAAACGGTAAGGTGCTATGCACAATGTGTTTCTGCCGAAAAAGTGTGTAACCAGGAGCTAAAGTGGGCAGGGGACGTGCTGAATTGCTATTTTAGTGTAGTGAGTCATACCACTAATATAGCCGATGCTTATCAAATATTTAGTCAGGCAAGTGGGTATTGCAAATCATCTGATATTAATAAAGCGGCACTCAGTATTCCTTATCAATACCAGCAGATAAATCAAGCTCAAATCAATACGGATTCTTTTACTGATCTATGTTTGCAGCGTCGTGCAGTTCGTTGGTTTACTCAGCAATTAGTGCAAGATAGTGATATTAACAGAGCGATTGAGATAGCATCGCTTGCACCAAGTGCATGTAATCGGCAACCATTTGAATTTTTTGTGGCTAATGATAAAACGCTTGCACCATCTATTGCGAAATATGCAGGCGGTACAGCGGGTTTTGCCGACAATATTCCTTGTGTCATTGTTGTAGTTGGTGATTTGAGTGCTTATCCTGAAGAGCGGGACCGCCATGTTATTTATATTGATGGCTCATTGGCGGCCATGCAGTTAATGCTCGCCTTAGAAACAATGGGGCTGAGTAGTTGCCCGATTAATTGGCCTGATTTAGATGTACCTGAGCAGAAAATGGCAAAGCGCCTAGGACTAAAGTCATACGAGCGTCCAATTATGTTAATCGCGGTGGGCTATGCCAAGCCTGATGGAATGATCCCTTTTTCACAGAAAAAACCTGCAAACGTATTACGAAAAGATATTAAATTATGA
- a CDS encoding glycosyltransferase, producing MTSDKVMMTDSIQSVVNSSPLVSIYMPTHNRLHLLKRAIASVQNQTYENFELLIVNDASSDGTKEYLEALVKSDKRIRCFHHTASKGACVARNLAIFEAKGEYITGLDDDDEFTADRLKTLIAEYDDSYAFICHGFFWHYGAKVRKVDYKPMVISLESIFDYNFATNQIFTKTSKLQKIGGFNPEFVACQDYDTWTRMLIEYGDGLRVSGASYIIHQGHEGPRVTARENKLLGYDLFFVKYQKYMSPRNIANQQFLVLMAGRKQLPFLKLLSLLRYGFWKRKIRYFLSSQLRTVALLRQQYLKGR from the coding sequence ATGACTAGTGATAAAGTCATGATGACCGACTCAATTCAGAGTGTAGTAAACAGCTCACCATTAGTGAGCATTTACATGCCAACGCATAATCGTTTGCATTTGTTAAAACGTGCGATTGCTTCAGTTCAAAATCAGACCTATGAAAATTTTGAATTATTAATTGTGAATGATGCTTCCAGTGACGGTACAAAGGAATATTTAGAGGCTCTTGTTAAAAGTGACAAAAGGATCAGATGTTTTCACCATACAGCCTCTAAAGGCGCTTGTGTTGCTCGTAATTTGGCGATTTTTGAAGCCAAAGGTGAATACATCACAGGTTTAGATGATGATGATGAGTTTACCGCTGATAGGTTAAAGACATTGATAGCTGAGTATGATGATAGCTATGCCTTTATATGTCATGGTTTCTTTTGGCATTATGGTGCAAAGGTACGAAAAGTCGATTATAAACCTATGGTTATATCACTTGAATCTATCTTTGATTATAACTTTGCCACAAATCAAATTTTTACAAAAACGAGTAAGTTGCAAAAAATAGGTGGATTCAACCCAGAGTTTGTTGCCTGTCAAGATTATGATACCTGGACGCGAATGCTTATTGAGTATGGTGACGGTTTGCGAGTATCGGGTGCATCTTACATTATTCATCAAGGCCATGAAGGTCCGAGGGTTACAGCTCGTGAAAATAAGTTGCTAGGGTATGATTTGTTTTTTGTTAAGTATCAGAAATATATGTCTCCACGTAATATAGCTAATCAACAATTTCTTGTTTTGATGGCTGGGCGTAAACAGTTACCATTTTTAAAATTGTTATCACTTTTAAGATATGGTTTTTGGAAGCGTAAAATTAGATACTTTTTGTCAAGTCAACTTCGTACAGTAGCATTGTTACGTCAACAGTATTTAAAAGGTAGATGA
- a CDS encoding oligosaccharide flippase family protein, protein MVTNRLSKISDFITTSQAVRNVVWLLIEKGLLLGSSFLFAIVLTRYWSVTQLGEYHYIIALLALLAPFSNLGLNSLVSRELVNRPEHTAEIIGTAIIMRLGGAFTGAVIFSILSFWLILPSLQPLFFALLSAQITHALGVIDYYFEAKVQSKVSAIIRTTVGLGFMLLKLFFVINGANLSTVLVLTIIEWVLLAAMWLLVYQIYHRGLLHLTWNTNQARFYLRRCGWLIMSSIAAVVYLKIDQVMLGMMVSIEQVAFYSLASRLSEVWYLVPGIVVASFYPALIKLKSSEENGAYSTMLQRMCDYLCWGLLLLRY, encoded by the coding sequence ATGGTAACTAATAGACTTTCTAAAATCAGTGACTTTATAACAACATCTCAGGCTGTGCGGAACGTCGTTTGGTTGTTAATTGAAAAAGGATTGTTATTAGGGAGTAGCTTTTTATTTGCTATCGTATTAACTCGTTATTGGTCTGTCACCCAGCTAGGTGAATACCATTACATTATTGCTTTGTTAGCCTTATTGGCCCCTTTTTCCAATTTAGGCCTTAATTCACTTGTTAGTAGAGAACTCGTCAATCGCCCTGAGCATACTGCTGAAATTATAGGGACGGCCATTATTATGAGGCTAGGTGGAGCTTTCACCGGTGCGGTAATTTTCAGCATATTATCTTTTTGGCTTATTCTTCCTTCATTACAACCACTGTTTTTTGCTCTTCTATCCGCTCAAATAACTCATGCCTTAGGTGTTATCGATTATTATTTTGAGGCCAAAGTTCAATCAAAGGTTTCCGCAATCATTCGAACCACTGTAGGTTTGGGGTTTATGCTACTGAAACTGTTTTTTGTCATCAATGGGGCTAACTTGTCTACCGTGCTCGTTTTGACGATTATTGAGTGGGTATTATTAGCCGCTATGTGGCTATTGGTTTATCAAATTTATCATCGTGGTTTACTCCATTTAACTTGGAACACTAACCAAGCCCGATTTTATTTAAGACGTTGTGGTTGGCTTATAATGTCTAGTATTGCAGCCGTCGTATATTTAAAGATTGATCAAGTGATGTTAGGTATGATGGTCTCAATAGAACAGGTGGCTTTTTATAGTCTAGCAAGTCGGCTGTCTGAAGTTTGGTATTTAGTACCCGGAATAGTTGTTGCTTCATTTTATCCAGCGTTAATTAAACTTAAAAGCAGTGAGGAAAACGGTGCATATAGCACTATGCTACAACGTATGTGTGATTATTTGTGTTGGGGGCTGTTGTTATTGCGTTATTAA
- a CDS encoding glycosyltransferase family 2 protein, which produces MEKVQVLLASYNGGSFIEEQIESILSQENVIISLMIRDDGSNDGSIERIQDLYKSDDRIVVVQNRTTKKGHLNNFSALCDLGVGSDADYFAFSDQDDRWHVNKLSKCLSRLKEIELKQSKETPVLIHSDLRVVDQDLKEIAPSFIRYQGIPEPDRHQHETFLHQNVATGCTFLFNRALLSLAAPVPFDAVIHDWWFALVAKFYGVIEFIDTPLIDYRQHESNSIGAISASEQRNLFNGKLIKALLKYPSHLAASVEQAKQLLSLSQVKPNIDIDTLYLKKISQFSTLKEQSFIERVKYVNATLAGHKPIEERLYFYVVLFIIPWIKD; this is translated from the coding sequence ATGGAAAAAGTTCAGGTTTTACTTGCCTCTTATAATGGCGGCTCATTCATCGAAGAGCAGATAGAGAGTATTTTATCACAAGAAAACGTTATCATATCGTTGATGATTCGAGATGATGGTTCAAATGATGGTTCTATTGAACGTATACAGGATTTGTATAAGTCGGATGACCGTATAGTCGTAGTACAAAATAGAACAACTAAAAAAGGACATTTGAACAACTTCAGTGCTTTGTGTGATTTAGGTGTAGGATCAGATGCAGACTATTTTGCATTTAGTGATCAAGATGACCGTTGGCACGTAAATAAGCTCTCAAAATGTCTTAGCCGCTTAAAAGAAATAGAGTTAAAGCAATCTAAAGAAACTCCAGTGCTTATCCATTCGGACTTGAGGGTTGTTGATCAAGATTTAAAAGAAATAGCTCCCTCTTTCATTCGTTATCAAGGAATTCCAGAACCTGATAGACATCAACATGAAACATTTTTACATCAGAATGTCGCTACTGGATGTACCTTTTTATTTAATCGTGCTTTGTTATCGTTAGCTGCACCAGTGCCGTTCGATGCGGTAATACATGATTGGTGGTTCGCGTTGGTTGCTAAGTTTTACGGGGTAATTGAATTTATTGATACCCCCCTTATTGACTATCGGCAACATGAAAGTAATTCGATAGGAGCAATATCTGCCAGTGAACAGCGTAATTTATTCAATGGAAAATTAATTAAAGCGCTTTTAAAGTACCCATCTCATTTAGCTGCCTCAGTAGAACAAGCAAAACAGTTATTATCACTGTCGCAAGTTAAACCTAATATCGACATTGATACTCTTTATCTAAAGAAAATTTCACAGTTTAGTACTTTAAAGGAACAAAGTTTTATTGAACGAGTCAAGTATGTTAATGCCACCTTGGCAGGGCATAAACCGATTGAGGAAAGACTTTATTTCTATGTAGTTTTATTTATTATTCCTTGGATTAAGGACTAA
- a CDS encoding polysaccharide biosynthesis C-terminal domain-containing protein: protein MTLVAPVLVPFLFGHDYLSVIAILQIHIWAGVFIFMRALFSKWLLIEDIPKYSLVTHGSGAVINLVLNILLIPSFGALGAAWATLISYSMASYLGLFISPKTRSMGILMSRSLLLPIRKYLG from the coding sequence ATGACTTTAGTTGCTCCAGTATTGGTGCCCTTTCTGTTTGGTCATGATTATTTATCCGTGATTGCTATTTTACAAATCCACATTTGGGCTGGCGTGTTTATATTCATGAGGGCACTCTTCAGTAAATGGTTGTTGATCGAGGATATTCCCAAATACTCTTTAGTGACTCATGGTAGTGGCGCGGTGATAAATTTAGTGCTTAATATTTTACTAATCCCGAGTTTTGGTGCATTAGGTGCGGCATGGGCGACATTAATTTCTTATTCTATGGCGTCTTATTTGGGGTTGTTCATTTCACCTAAAACACGCTCTATGGGAATTTTGATGTCCCGCTCACTATTATTACCAATACGTAAATACTTAGGCTGA
- a CDS encoding glycosyltransferase, which translates to MIISICIPLYKSNMIYLKAAIESVLNQTSNSWKLILVDGNELPSNEVKSYIDSINNPNIHYVINSGDRSIAGNWNYCLQVVDTDLVTLLHDDDYLACNYVEEMHILSSQYPDAAAFFSNVKTINSQGKTCLTVADFVKTLFRPNKVHLDLFGDNGLASLLLANHIFCPTLCYRFSKLPEGLFDTRWKMVVDFDLYWRILKEGHHLIGTSHKLYVYRRHAENQTSKLTQSMVRFEEERDLYNEISCSIDPIKWPKAVKAANSKLMIKLHVMFKLLTSIFTLDFVYAKSLFKFFLLMWR; encoded by the coding sequence ATGATAATTTCAATATGCATCCCGCTTTATAAGTCAAATATGATTTATCTTAAAGCCGCAATAGAGAGTGTGCTAAATCAAACTTCAAATAGCTGGAAGCTGATTTTAGTCGATGGCAATGAATTACCAAGTAATGAAGTTAAGAGCTATATAGATAGTATTAATAATCCAAATATTCATTATGTTATCAACTCGGGAGACCGAAGTATCGCAGGTAATTGGAACTATTGCTTGCAGGTTGTTGATACCGACTTAGTGACTCTACTTCATGATGATGATTACTTAGCCTGTAATTACGTTGAAGAAATGCACATACTTTCGAGTCAATATCCCGATGCCGCTGCATTTTTTTCTAATGTCAAAACGATCAATTCTCAAGGCAAAACATGCTTAACTGTTGCGGATTTTGTAAAGACCTTATTTAGACCCAATAAAGTTCATCTAGATCTCTTTGGTGATAACGGATTAGCATCGCTTTTATTAGCTAATCATATTTTTTGCCCAACCCTATGTTATAGATTTAGTAAGCTGCCTGAAGGTCTCTTTGATACTCGATGGAAAATGGTTGTTGACTTTGATCTCTACTGGCGAATTTTAAAAGAAGGGCACCACCTTATTGGCACTAGCCATAAACTTTACGTTTACAGGCGGCATGCTGAAAATCAGACAAGTAAATTAACTCAATCTATGGTGAGATTTGAAGAAGAAAGGGATTTGTATAATGAAATATCCTGCTCCATAGACCCAATAAAGTGGCCGAAGGCAGTTAAAGCCGCCAACTCAAAGTTGATGATCAAACTTCATGTTATGTTTAAACTGTTGACTTCAATTTTCACATTAGACTTCGTTTATGCTAAATCACTATTTAAATTTTTTTTGTTAATGTGGCGATGA
- a CDS encoding DHH family phosphoesterase encodes MIYDVFNGDADGILSLLQLRKAKPSETTLITGVKRDIALVKNVPLKSAKKVNVLDISLEKNIDQVNLLLAEGVDILYADHHRSGDLPDSRFFSALIDTDPNTCTALIIDQMLNGQYREWAITAAFGDNLNARASQLAEQQGLNTQQAAELKELGVLINYNGYGAAIEDLHYHPADLYKQLLQYDSPFDVISDKSSPFSYLQNAYAEDISKAKAIQPSYISDSLLVVELPNSAWSRRVSGVFGNLLANEAPNRAHAVLTTNLDQITYTLSLRAPMLNKQGAGDICAQFETGEEEALQPELTHCLKVS; translated from the coding sequence ATGATTTACGACGTGTTTAATGGTGATGCTGATGGCATTTTATCGCTTTTGCAATTAAGAAAAGCAAAACCTTCTGAGACGACATTAATCACTGGCGTGAAACGTGATATTGCATTGGTAAAAAATGTACCACTAAAGTCAGCAAAAAAAGTGAATGTGCTAGATATTTCCTTAGAAAAAAACATTGACCAAGTTAATCTATTACTCGCTGAAGGAGTCGATATTTTATATGCAGATCACCATCGTAGCGGTGATTTGCCAGATTCTAGATTTTTTTCTGCATTAATCGATACAGACCCCAATACGTGTACTGCACTTATCATTGACCAAATGCTGAACGGTCAATATCGTGAATGGGCAATAACGGCTGCTTTTGGCGATAATTTGAACGCACGGGCAAGCCAATTGGCTGAGCAACAAGGATTGAATACACAGCAGGCAGCAGAGTTAAAAGAGCTTGGTGTATTGATTAATTATAATGGTTACGGAGCGGCCATTGAAGATTTACATTATCATCCTGCTGATTTGTATAAACAACTTTTGCAATATGATTCCCCTTTTGATGTGATATCAGACAAGTCATCTCCTTTTAGTTACTTACAGAATGCTTATGCTGAAGACATATCAAAAGCGAAAGCTATACAACCCAGTTATATCTCAGATAGCCTTTTGGTCGTTGAACTACCAAATAGTGCTTGGTCGCGTCGAGTGAGTGGTGTGTTTGGTAATCTTTTGGCGAATGAGGCTCCAAATCGTGCTCATGCAGTGTTAACCACTAATCTTGATCAAATAACGTATACTTTGTCATTAAGAGCACCTATGTTAAATAAACAAGGTGCGGGTGATATTTGTGCTCAATTTGAGACTGGGGAGGAAGAGGCGCTGCAGCCGGAATTAACGCATTGCCTAAAAGTGAGTTAG
- the cysC gene encoding adenylyl-sulfate kinase, with translation MDSATAKSSDVVWHKAEVTSEERAKLKKQKPVVLWYTGLSGSGKSTVANAVDKMLFEQGRHTYVLDGDNVRHGLNNDLGFSDIDRIENIRRIGEVAKLFVDAGLIVSTAFISPFLADREMVKALLSEGQFIEVYIDTPLEVCESRDPKGLYKKARAGEIKHFTGIDSAYEAPIKADIHVETANKDVKDCAIQIVEFLAHNKYI, from the coding sequence ATGGACAGCGCAACAGCTAAGTCTTCAGATGTTGTGTGGCATAAAGCTGAAGTGACTTCAGAGGAACGAGCAAAGCTTAAAAAACAAAAGCCGGTTGTGTTGTGGTATACCGGATTAAGTGGTTCTGGTAAATCTACAGTCGCAAATGCAGTAGATAAAATGCTTTTTGAACAAGGTCGTCACACCTACGTATTAGATGGTGATAATGTTCGGCATGGTTTAAACAATGATTTAGGTTTTAGCGATATAGACCGAATTGAGAATATTCGTCGAATAGGGGAAGTCGCGAAATTATTTGTTGATGCTGGCTTGATTGTTTCTACTGCATTTATTTCTCCTTTCCTTGCTGATAGGGAAATGGTGAAAGCATTGTTGTCTGAAGGGCAGTTTATCGAAGTGTATATCGATACTCCACTCGAAGTGTGTGAAAGTCGCGATCCTAAGGGCTTATATAAAAAAGCAAGAGCGGGTGAAATTAAGCATTTTACTGGCATCGACTCTGCTTATGAAGCGCCGATAAAAGCAGATATCCACGTAGAAACTGCAAATAAAGACGTTAAAGATTGTGCAATTCAGATTGTTGAATTTTTAGCGCATAATAAATATATCTAA
- a CDS encoding polysaccharide pyruvyl transferase family protein, producing MIIEIKGVQFVNKGAELMLYAVLQQIEKLWPYAEIALRACPNSPYLKRARLGAWQKVSIRKHIIDLNTLTYSLPYRLSSSLKRLGIVTEADIDLVLDASGFAYGDQWPIRQLTHVSHEISRYHVNKKPYIFLPQAFGPFSNKTLQSSIKAHWGKSALIFARDKVSESHLSECLGKDNQTEKKLHLMPDFTNLVTGNPIGLKNADKTVLFIPNGKMISHRNGRKSWISNYTQLMSRMCREVNDAGFTPVLLNHDGAKDAKLCEQIIAGSGLELQTVTLDNPLDVKGAIGEVAAVVSSRFHGCVSALCQGIPCIGTSWSHKYEELFADYGQQKMLITTPENDKLSTNIKLLLSDDYANECRDNPAIALQKAQSERMWSLVFEKVGEFYD from the coding sequence ATGATTATAGAAATTAAGGGGGTTCAGTTCGTCAATAAAGGCGCTGAATTGATGCTGTATGCCGTTTTACAGCAAATTGAAAAACTATGGCCCTATGCAGAAATCGCACTCAGAGCGTGTCCAAATTCTCCTTATCTTAAGCGTGCCCGACTGGGTGCCTGGCAAAAAGTCAGTATAAGAAAGCACATTATCGATCTAAATACTTTAACTTATTCACTTCCATATAGATTAAGTTCTTCATTAAAGCGCTTAGGCATTGTAACTGAGGCTGATATTGACTTAGTACTGGATGCGTCTGGCTTTGCTTATGGTGATCAATGGCCTATTAGACAGTTGACTCATGTGAGTCATGAAATAAGTCGTTATCATGTGAATAAAAAGCCTTATATATTTTTACCTCAAGCATTTGGCCCTTTTTCAAACAAAACCTTGCAATCATCAATAAAAGCACATTGGGGGAAATCAGCATTAATCTTCGCTCGAGATAAAGTTTCAGAGTCTCATTTAAGTGAGTGTTTGGGAAAGGACAACCAGACCGAGAAGAAATTACATCTAATGCCTGATTTTACGAATCTTGTAACAGGTAATCCAATTGGGCTAAAAAATGCAGATAAAACCGTGTTGTTCATTCCAAATGGCAAAATGATCAGTCATCGAAACGGTAGAAAATCTTGGATTTCAAACTACACCCAACTCATGTCGAGAATGTGTCGTGAAGTAAATGATGCAGGATTTACGCCTGTGCTACTGAATCATGACGGAGCCAAAGATGCGAAATTGTGTGAACAGATCATTGCCGGAAGTGGGTTGGAACTCCAAACAGTTACGTTGGATAACCCTTTAGATGTTAAAGGGGCAATAGGTGAAGTAGCAGCCGTTGTTAGCTCCCGTTTTCATGGGTGTGTGAGTGCTCTATGTCAAGGGATACCTTGTATTGGTACAAGTTGGAGTCATAAATATGAGGAGTTGTTTGCTGATTATGGGCAACAAAAAATGTTAATCACCACTCCTGAGAATGACAAATTAAGCACTAATATTAAATTACTGCTGAGTGACGATTATGCCAATGAATGTAGAGATAACCCTGCTATAGCACTGCAAAAAGCGCAATCTGAAAGAATGTGGTCGCTTGTTTTTGAAAAAGTGGGTGAGTTTTATGACTAG
- a CDS encoding SLC13 family permease, producing the protein MPSETFLTIVIFVLSIAGLIRFQRKPAAVLGLALLALSLFGLVSQQQLLSSMVNPGLVTLILLLLCSFALEKTRLLRIISAKVIVSKYASTWFRLFGITALCSAFLNNTAVVATLISPIRNNPHHSASKLLLPLSYAAILGGTLTLVGTSTNLIVNSLYIEATGESLAFFSFTLLGLALVVGCGLTLAFTSRWLPDVDTKELDYKGYFIDAKVKKGSELIGRSVESNGLRHLESLFLVEVVRKGHLISPVSPSEVLQEDDRLVFSGDITKVMQISQFSGLELFADKNGLLGTNLNEVVVKDESVLVGKTLKSAGFRALFDAAVVAISRDGSQISGKLGDVKIKAGDFLVLAVGDDFNTRRNLAKNFIILSGVEPEVKISGPKAWLSILGFVTVIGLSALGVMNMLLGLLALFGVLIFSSIITSNEVIRRFPVDIWVVVTSAILMSQALVNAGVDVMIAQWVSGFTSLGYVYFALILIYFLTWILTELVTNNAAAALMFPIGYSVALGLGVDVMPFVMTVAFAASGSFVSPYGYQTNLMVFNAGQYRLIDFLKVGVPVSVVYALIVIIGVPILFPF; encoded by the coding sequence ATGCCATCAGAAACATTCTTAACGATAGTCATTTTTGTATTATCCATTGCTGGCCTGATACGTTTTCAGCGAAAACCTGCCGCGGTACTCGGGCTTGCATTATTGGCTTTATCTTTATTCGGGCTAGTTAGCCAGCAACAGCTGCTAAGCAGTATGGTCAATCCAGGATTGGTCACCCTCATTTTATTATTGTTATGCTCTTTCGCACTTGAAAAAACCCGTTTATTGCGAATTATTTCTGCAAAGGTCATTGTGTCTAAGTATGCTTCAACGTGGTTTCGTTTATTTGGCATTACAGCCCTTTGCTCAGCTTTTCTGAACAACACTGCGGTGGTCGCGACACTGATATCCCCAATTCGGAATAATCCACACCATAGTGCTAGTAAATTATTATTACCTTTATCATATGCTGCTATTTTAGGTGGCACACTCACGTTGGTTGGCACCTCAACAAATTTGATCGTCAATAGTTTATACATTGAGGCGACAGGCGAGAGCCTTGCATTCTTTTCATTTACACTTTTGGGTTTAGCATTAGTTGTTGGATGTGGGCTTACTTTAGCATTTACGTCCAGATGGCTGCCTGATGTAGATACTAAAGAGCTCGATTACAAAGGTTATTTTATTGATGCTAAAGTCAAGAAGGGCTCCGAGCTGATTGGGCGCTCTGTCGAATCAAATGGCCTGCGCCATCTAGAGTCACTTTTTTTGGTTGAAGTGGTCAGGAAGGGGCACCTTATTTCCCCTGTTAGTCCGAGTGAAGTTCTGCAAGAAGACGACCGTTTAGTCTTTAGTGGTGATATCACTAAAGTCATGCAGATAAGTCAATTTTCGGGTTTAGAGTTGTTTGCAGACAAAAACGGGCTGTTAGGGACAAATTTGAATGAGGTTGTTGTTAAAGATGAGAGTGTTTTAGTTGGGAAAACACTGAAGTCTGCAGGTTTTAGAGCTTTATTTGATGCAGCCGTTGTTGCAATTAGCAGAGATGGTTCGCAGATTTCGGGTAAATTGGGTGATGTAAAAATAAAAGCGGGTGATTTCTTGGTACTCGCCGTTGGGGATGATTTCAATACCAGACGAAATTTGGCTAAAAATTTTATTATTCTCAGTGGTGTTGAACCTGAGGTTAAAATAAGTGGACCTAAAGCTTGGTTATCAATATTGGGGTTTGTTACCGTCATAGGGTTGAGCGCTCTAGGTGTTATGAATATGCTGCTCGGTTTGCTTGCTTTATTTGGCGTGCTTATTTTTAGTTCTATTATAACGTCAAATGAAGTTATTAGACGTTTCCCTGTCGATATCTGGGTGGTTGTTACCTCAGCCATTTTGATGTCGCAAGCATTGGTGAATGCTGGGGTTGATGTCATGATTGCACAATGGGTGTCTGGCTTTACCAGTTTAGGTTATGTTTATTTTGCGTTAATTCTGATTTATTTTTTGACTTGGATTTTAACAGAGTTAGTCACTAATAATGCTGCAGCAGCGTTAATGTTTCCTATCGGGTATAGTGTCGCATTAGGCTTGGGTGTTGATGTAATGCCATTTGTTATGACCGTAGCATTTGCTGCCAGTGGCAGTTTTGTAAGTCCCTATGGATACCAAACAAATTTGATGGTTTTTAATGCGGGTCAATATAGGTTAATTGATTTTCTTAAAGTTGGTGTACCAGTCAGTGTTGTTTATGCTCTCATCGTTATCATTGGTGTACCTATTTTATTCCCTTTTTAG